One window of Scheffersomyces stipitis CBS 6054 chromosome 1, whole genome shotgun sequence genomic DNA carries:
- a CDS encoding predicted protein, whose product MFKKFTKEDVHSRSNIKSSAQRGLKTKFVDQFEDLEPVIDNIIPKKSQAILIKCEDKIQLYSVENEVVLFQHFDDLIPTLKIVHKYPQCFPRVQVDRGAIKFVLSGANIMCPGLTSAGAKLPEENLEVDTIVTIYAEGKENALAVGKLVMSTDEIKSKNKGIGIELLHYLGDGLWTLSE is encoded by the coding sequence atgttcaagaagtttacTAAAGAAGACGTTCATTCTCGCTCCAACATCAAGTCTTCAGCCCAGAGAGGCTTGAAGACCAAGTTTGTAGACCAGttcgaagacttggaacCTGTCATAGACAACATCATACCGAAGAAATCCCAAGCCATCTTGATCAAGTGTGAAGATAAAATCCAATTGTACTCTGTTGAAAACGAAGTAGTTTTGTTCCAGCACTTCGACGACTTGATCCCTACTCTCAAGATTGTTCATAAATACCCTCAATGCTTCCCAAGAGTCCAAGTCGACCGTGGAGCCATCAAGTTTGTATTGTCTGGTGCCAATATCATGTGTCCCGGTTTGACTAGTGCTGGTGCCAAATTGCCTGAAGAGAATTTAGAAGTCGATACCATAGTAACCATCTATGCTGAAGGTAAGGAAAACGCTTTGGCTGTAGGCAAATTGGTGATGAGCACtgatgaaatcaaatccaagaacaagggTATTGGTATTGAGCTTTTGCATTACTTGGGTGACGGTTTATGGACTCTTTCTGAGTGA
- a CDS encoding predicted protein, protein LGPTHHKIDYGNLDKYVYPSNFEVRDYQFNIVQRAFYHNLLVALPTGLGKTFIASTVMLNFLRWFPESKMIFVAPTKPLVAQQIKACCSITGIPSSKVAILLDKTRKNRGEIWDEKQVFFTTPQVVENDLASGLVDPKTIALLVIDEAHRAKGNYAYNNIVKFMDRFTNSYRILALTATPASDVDGVQEIIDNLNISKVEVRSEESIDIIKYMKRKRIIRRNIYQSDEIKECIDLLCTAIAPVLKVANGKGILEITDPSRINFFQCMDASRKIVANPTIPEGTKWSNFFTLQLLGVVGQCFRRLNVYGLRSFFSYFNEKYTEFMAKHSKKKSSNKLNADFYFSEPIKQLMKRIRTMIDDPKVFSHPKIEAMMEELDEFFTINNATDSKVIIFTEFRESALEIVRFIEKVGKNLKPHIFIGQAKERDKFDESNFGKKSKGKRVGKKQQDDSKSSSENAQINGMNQKLQKEIIKNFKQGTYNILVATSIGEEGLDIGEVDLIICYDSTSSPIKNIQRMGRTGRKRDGKVVLLFSSNEESKFDKAMNGYEYIQQHIMKGQLIDLKEQNRMIPKDWEPKVEMRFIEIPEENHELQVVDDEDEIIRIATQYMMGGKSKKKKAAASKKGKTKEKRAKQFFMPDNVEIGFRSVTSMVRAVGSSKSLEEEKKEEKVRDVLDRIVDSDSDEEIPLGSIPIPRSEVIAHKQSTTDEQLLERDCQSGSNISDRTLDQHHSASEERGINSNFSHESNLPTPPENSPPKRKSIVLEEARIAKKKHKKSLGIRKPTIRPPSIIDQLKKQKSKIIRPDSANETICLDEDDILLPEYTNITEKEVTVQEDRREIEHDDDSEIFDDGLDEQLAMIDDMNTTKSFVEPTRIDFKDEVFKNDFDEHEGFLNNDELMELHTSYFTAIDPMDKVFYYDPSSSVHVDGANREYAFYGKIGHSK, encoded by the exons CTCGGTCCAACTCATCACAAGATTGACTACGGTAACTTGGATAAATATGTCTATCCCTCAAACTTCGAAGTTCGAGATTATCAATTCAACATTGTGCAAAGAGCCTTTTACCATAATCTTCTTGTGGCTCTTCCAACTGGTTTGGGAAAGACTTTTATTGCATCCACGGTTATGTTGAACTTTCTCCGGTGGTTTCCGGAATCAAAGATGATTTTTGTGGCACCCACAAAGCCTTTGGTTGCACAGCAAATCAAAGCTTGCTGTTCTATCACGGGTATTCCTAGCTCCAAAGTAGCTATTCTTCTAGATAAAACGAGAAAGAATAGAGGCGAGATTTGGGATGAAAAGCAGGTCTTTTTCACAACACcacaagttgttgaaaacgATTTGGCCTCTGGTTTAGTGGATCCCAAGACAATAGCACTTCTAGTTATCGATGAAGCTCATCGTGCAAAAGGGAACTATGCCTAcaacaatattgtcaagTTCATGGATAGATTTACCAACTCCTATAGAATTTTAGCATTGACGGCTACTCCAGCTTCAGATGTAGATGGAGTccaagaaatcatcgacaacttgaacatATCTAAGGTGGAGGTACGTTCTGAAGAAAGTATTGATATCATCAAGTATATGAAGAGGAAACGTATCATCCGACGAAACATATATCAATCTGATGAGATCAAGGAATGTATTGATTTACTATGTACTGCAATTGCTCCAGTATTAAAAGTAGCAAATGGGAAAGGAATACTAGAAATTACAGACCCTCTGagaatcaacttcttccaatgtATGGATGCTTCACGTAAAATCGTAGCTAATCCCACAATTCCTGAGGGCACAAAGTGGTCCAATTTCTTTACATTGCAATTGTTGGGAGTTGTCGGACAATGCTTCCGAAGACTAAATGTATATGGATTACGTTCTTTCTTCAGTTACTTCAATGAGAAGTATACAGAGTTTATGGCTAAGCAtagcaagaagaaatcatcgaaCAAGTTAAACGCCGATTTCTACTTCAGTGAGCCAATCAAACAATtaatgaaaagaataagGACAATGATAGACGATCCTAAAGTCTTCAGTCATCCTAAAATAGAAGCCATGATGGAAGAGTTAGATGAGTTCTTCACTATTAACAACGCCACTGACTCGAAAGTAATTATCTTTAcagaattcagagaatCTGCTCTTGAGATTGTTCGGTTTATCGAGAAGGTAGgcaagaatttgaaacCACACATATTTATTGGACAagccaaagaaagagacaaATTTGACGAGTCAAATTTTGGCAAAAAAAGTAAAGGTAAAAGAGTTGGcaagaaacaacaagatgatTCAAAGTCGAGCTCTGAAAATGCTCAAATTAACGGTATGAATCAGAAACTTCAGAAAGAAATCATTAAGAATTTTAAACAAGGAACGTATAACATTTTGGTGGCAACTTctattggtgaagaaggCTTGgatattggagaagttgatttgATCATCTGCTATGACTCTACTAGCTCACCTATAAAAAATATTCAAAGGATGGGAAGAACTGGACGTAAACGTGATGGTAAAGTAGTTCTCCTTTTTTCTAGTAACGAAGAATCCAAATTTGACAAAGCTATGAACGGTTACGAGTATATTCAGCAACATATCATGAAGGGACAACTTATCGATTTAAAAGAACAGAATAGAATGATTCCTAAAGACTGGGAACCAAAGGTGGAAATGAGGTTCATAGAAATCCCTGAAGAAAACCATGAGCTACAGGTGgtagatgatgaagatgaaatcatcaGAATTGCTACTCAGTATATGATGGGAGGTaaactgaaaaagaagaaagcagcAGCAAGCAAAAAAGGcaaaacaaaagaaaaacgAGCCAAGCAGTTTTTCATGCCTGATAATGTAGAGATTGGTTTCAGAAGTGTAACCAGCATGGTAAGGGCAGTTGGATCTAGTAAGtccttggaagaagaaaagaaggaagaaaaagtaaGGGATGTGTTAGATAGAATAGTAGATTCCGATagtgacgaagaaattCCACTCGGTTCAATACCTATACCAAGAAGTGAAGTGATTGCGCATAAACAATCCACCACAGATGAACAATTACTTGAAAGAGATTGCCAATCTGGTTCTAATATTTCAGATCGTACACTTGACCAACACCATTCAGCGAGCGAAGAGAGGGGCATTAATTCTAACTTCAGTCATGAAAGTAACCTTCCTACTCCTCCTGAAAATTCTCCaccaaaaagaaagctgaTTGTACTAGAAGAGGCACGCattgcaaaaaagaaaCACAAGAAAAGTTTGGGAATTCGAAAGCCGACAATACGTCCTCCCAGCATCATAgaccaattgaagaagcagaaaagCAAAATTATACGTCCTGACTCAGCAAATGAAACTATTTGTCTcgacgaagacgacatACTTCTTCCGGAATATACA AATATTACTGAAAAAGAGGTAAcagtccaagaagatagAAGAGAAATAGAACACGATGATGACAGTGAGATTTTTGATGATGGGTTAGACGAACAATTGGCAATGATAGATGATATGAATACAACTAAATCATTTGTGGAGCCCACAAGAATAGATTTTAAAGATGAAGTATTCAAGAATGACTTCGATGAACATGAAGGattcttgaacaacgaTGAGCTTATGGAACTTCATACCTCGTATTTCACAGCCATAGATCCTATGGACAAGGTATTTTATTATGATCCCTCATCGAGTGTTCATGTTGACGGAGCCAATCGGGAATACGCTTTCTATGGTAAGATTGGCCACAGCAAA
- a CDS encoding predicted protein — MSTQNKVLLVGATGYIGHQAALALRRNNYLVYGLARSEAKAVFLAKDELIPIIGTGEKPDYLDEIVTHEIHTVIDFTGTPTSTADILEKLQSIVTEKKFKVNFIYISGIWVHGDSSEKVTEADKPVIEKVGSLVKYRVALEEKILSLKDIIPSIIIRPGILFGGKADIWGVMFGQVLGSVLAGDSTVTIPLREELTSGFIHNEDLAQLIFLAVEKFDSANSAVIKSPIFDVISETVNVPSIIVAGADELGFKGTINFTGHPTFEENPLLESFDTNVRCSNELAKKTFGWEPKIHLAENLALLVRTWVVHQNEDFYTTLSKK; from the coding sequence ATGTCTACTCAAAACAAGGTCTTATTAGTCGGTGCTACTGGTTACATTGGACATCAGGCTGCTTTAGCTCTTCGTCGTAACAATTACTTGGTCTATGGACTTGCCAGGTCCGAAGCCAAAGCCGTTTTCTTGGCTAAAGATGAGTTGATTCCAATTATTGGAACTGGCGAAAAGCCAGATTAccttgatgaaattgtcACTCACGAAATCCACACCGTGATTGACTTCACTGGAACTCCCACTTCTACTGCTGACATCCTTGAGAAGTTGCAATCCATTGTCACGgaaaagaaattcaagGTCAATTTCATTTACATCAGTGGTATCTGGGTTCACGGTGACTCGTCCGAGAAAGTTACTGAAGCGGACAAGCCTGTAATTGAAAAGGTTGGATCCTTGGTCAAGTACAGAGttgctttggaagagaagattctttctttaAAAGATATCATTCCAAGTATCATCATCAGACCAGGAATCTTGTTTGGAGGCAAGGCAGACATTTGGGGCGTCATGTTTGGCCAAGTCTTAGGTTCTGTCTTAGCAGGTGATTCTACTGTTACCATTCCTCtcagagaagaattgacGAGTGGCTTTATCCACAACGAGGACTTAGCCCAACTCATCTTCCTCGCTGTTGAGAAGTTTGATTCTGCTAACTCTGCAGTAATCAAGTCTCCAATTTTTGATGTTATCAGTGAAACAGTTAATGTCCCATCTATTATTGTAGCCGGAGCTGATGAGTTGGGTTTTAAAGGCACGATAAACTTTACTGGTCACCCAACATTCGAGGAAAATCCCCTCCTTGAACTGTTTGACACCAATGTTCGCTGTAGCAATGAACTTGCGAAGAAGACTTTCGGTTGGGAGCCAAAAATTCACTTGGCTGAAAACTTGGCTCTTTTGGTTCGCACCTGGGTTG